A section of the Deinococcus taeanensis genome encodes:
- a CDS encoding PAS domain-containing sensor histidine kinase, whose amino-acid sequence MNAQPVLLEEQMILARLAALVQGVVWQADPRTRRATFVSEWLTPMLGFTPQAWLSTPGLWASRLHPDDRDRVMAAHERSMTTGEPLALEYRFLAADGREVWLRDLVTPIMEGGRLASLGGVMLDVTAQRQSEEALRAARDRFEKVFQTSPLGMALLHAESGAVLNANPAFMALTGTPQGTLEGSGSLYCGAVWPDPAQAEALRSAVQAGQGVRDLPVQWRGASEVRDVRLSTEVLDAASGTALLMVQDETERVQAEARLRASESRFRALVQHSSDLLTVVSPVGALLYASPAMREVLGHDDEAVLGENVLNHMHPDEHDAIRAAFSRAVFGGAGATARLTSRFRRQDGEYRWLEWVATNRQDDPHVRGMVMNSRDVTERVQSEQALQEGRETFQGLFEASPDGVLLVDFAGTMPIVQCNEVAARMRGYTREELLGMSTYASLPNGQELLADPAGDEAFRARVRENGKLRFEAEHLRKDGSVYPVEINLALLTQGGRELLLCVERDITERRAAEEALKSSQAQLIATEKLAGLGRLTAGLAHEINTPLAATLNELHEATRLVQEYHDSVGHADVTDADHREIARELGGVVEAAQRNLTRIGDFIRKIRGHTRDTVTERRVFDAAAGVEDTLTMLAHEARAARVNLMFEQPRDAVLLRGEPGRLTQVVTNLVVNAIHASPPGADVTVRFGQRGAVRTLEVEDTGSGIPEGVVGRIFEPMFTTKPVGQGTGLGLSIIHDIVTGHFGGEITVNTQVGQGTIFTVTFPEGAGP is encoded by the coding sequence GTGAACGCTCAACCCGTCCTCCTTGAGGAGCAGATGATTCTGGCGCGACTGGCGGCGCTGGTGCAGGGTGTGGTGTGGCAGGCCGACCCGCGCACGCGCCGGGCGACGTTCGTGTCCGAGTGGCTGACACCCATGCTGGGGTTCACGCCGCAGGCGTGGCTGTCCACGCCGGGCCTGTGGGCGTCGCGGCTGCACCCGGACGACCGCGACCGGGTGATGGCGGCGCACGAGCGCAGCATGACGACCGGCGAGCCTCTCGCGCTGGAGTACCGGTTCCTGGCGGCAGACGGGCGCGAGGTGTGGCTGCGCGACCTGGTGACGCCCATCATGGAAGGCGGGCGCCTCGCGTCGCTGGGCGGCGTCATGCTGGACGTCACCGCGCAGCGCCAGAGCGAGGAGGCGCTGCGCGCCGCGCGCGACCGGTTCGAGAAGGTCTTTCAGACCAGCCCGCTGGGCATGGCGCTGCTGCATGCAGAAAGTGGCGCGGTCCTGAACGCCAACCCGGCCTTCATGGCCCTGACCGGAACCCCCCAGGGCACGCTGGAAGGCAGCGGAAGCCTGTACTGCGGCGCGGTGTGGCCCGATCCCGCGCAGGCCGAGGCGCTGCGCAGCGCAGTGCAGGCCGGGCAGGGCGTGCGTGACCTCCCGGTTCAGTGGCGCGGCGCCAGCGAGGTGCGGGACGTGCGCCTGTCCACGGAGGTTCTTGACGCGGCGAGCGGCACGGCGCTGCTGATGGTGCAGGATGAAACCGAGCGGGTGCAGGCCGAGGCGCGCCTGCGGGCCAGTGAGAGCCGTTTCCGGGCGCTGGTGCAGCACAGCAGTGACCTGCTCACCGTGGTCAGCCCGGTCGGGGCGCTGCTGTACGCGAGTCCCGCGATGCGCGAGGTGCTGGGCCACGACGATGAGGCCGTCCTGGGTGAAAACGTCCTGAATCACATGCACCCGGACGAGCACGACGCGATCCGCGCGGCGTTCTCACGGGCGGTGTTCGGCGGGGCGGGCGCCACGGCGCGCCTCACCAGCCGCTTCCGGCGGCAGGACGGCGAGTACCGCTGGCTGGAATGGGTGGCCACCAACCGGCAGGATGACCCGCACGTGCGCGGCATGGTCATGAACTCCCGGGACGTCACGGAACGCGTGCAGTCCGAACAGGCCCTTCAGGAGGGCCGCGAGACCTTCCAGGGGCTGTTCGAGGCGTCACCGGACGGGGTGCTGCTGGTGGACTTCGCAGGAACGATGCCGATCGTGCAGTGCAATGAGGTGGCGGCCCGCATGCGGGGGTACACGCGCGAGGAACTGCTCGGTATGAGCACGTACGCGTCGCTGCCCAACGGGCAGGAGCTGCTCGCGGACCCGGCCGGGGACGAGGCCTTCCGCGCGCGCGTGCGGGAGAACGGCAAGTTGCGCTTCGAGGCCGAGCACCTGCGCAAGGACGGCAGCGTCTACCCGGTCGAGATCAACCTCGCACTGTTGACGCAGGGCGGGCGGGAACTGCTGCTGTGCGTCGAGCGGGACATCACGGAGCGCCGCGCGGCCGAGGAGGCCCTGAAGAGCAGTCAGGCGCAGCTGATCGCCACCGAGAAGCTCGCAGGCCTGGGCCGGCTCACGGCCGGGCTCGCGCACGAGATCAACACGCCCCTGGCGGCCACCCTGAACGAACTGCATGAAGCCACCCGGCTGGTGCAGGAGTACCACGATTCCGTGGGTCACGCGGACGTCACCGACGCGGACCACCGCGAGATCGCGCGGGAGCTGGGCGGAGTGGTGGAGGCCGCGCAGCGGAACCTCACGCGGATCGGCGATTTCATCCGCAAGATCCGCGGGCACACGCGCGACACGGTCACGGAGCGGCGCGTCTTCGATGCGGCCGCCGGGGTGGAGGACACGCTGACCATGCTGGCGCACGAGGCGCGGGCGGCGCGGGTGAACCTCATGTTCGAGCAGCCGCGTGACGCCGTGCTGCTGCGCGGTGAACCGGGGCGCCTGACGCAGGTGGTCACGAATCTGGTCGTGAACGCCATTCACGCCAGCCCGCCCGGCGCGGACGTCACGGTGCGCTTCGGTCAGCGCGGCGCCGTGCGGACCCTGGAGGTCGAGGACACCGGCAGCGGCATTCCGGAAGGAGTCGTGGGCCGCATCTTCGAGCCGATGTTCACCACCAAGCCGGTCGGGCAGGGCACCGGGCTGGGACTGTCCATCATTCATGACATCGTCACCGGGCATTTCGGCGGGGAGATTACCGTGAACACCCAGGTGGGTCAGGGCACCATCTTCACCGTCACGTTCCCGGAGGGCGCCGGGCCGTAA
- the aat gene encoding leucyl/phenylalanyl-tRNA--protein transferase — MPGAHTFLTHRDPLTRQVARAYAQGAFLMDNGDGVQFYSVERRALVPLTEAQGLHVPRRLRRDLKHFQLSVNVAFDEVVQGCRGRLPGSPPRDGEWISDELAALYHHLHGTGLAHSFEAWRNGELAGGVLGLTLGGAFIAESKFHRLTNGSKAALIGLAGHLHARGFTLLDAQIQNPHLATLGVQEVSAATYRAQLQAALALAPSL; from the coding sequence GTGCCCGGCGCCCACACCTTCCTGACCCACCGCGACCCCCTGACCCGGCAGGTGGCGCGCGCCTACGCGCAGGGCGCTTTCCTGATGGACAACGGGGACGGCGTGCAGTTCTACAGCGTCGAGAGGCGCGCCCTGGTGCCCCTTACAGAAGCGCAGGGCCTGCACGTGCCCCGGCGGCTGCGCCGCGACCTGAAGCACTTTCAGCTCAGCGTGAACGTCGCCTTTGACGAGGTCGTGCAGGGCTGCCGCGGTCGGCTTCCCGGCAGCCCACCCCGGGACGGCGAGTGGATCAGTGACGAACTTGCCGCGCTGTACCACCACCTGCACGGCACGGGACTGGCCCACTCGTTCGAGGCCTGGCGGAACGGCGAACTGGCCGGCGGGGTGCTGGGCCTGACGCTGGGCGGCGCGTTCATCGCGGAGAGCAAATTCCACCGCCTCACCAACGGCAGCAAGGCGGCGCTGATCGGACTGGCCGGCCACCTGCACGCGCGCGGCTTCACGCTGCTCGACGCGCAGATCCAGAACCCGCACCTCGCCACGCTGGGCGTGCAGGAGGTGAGTGCCGCCACCTACCGCGCGCAACTGCAGGCGGCACTGGCGCTGGCTCCCTCCTTGTAG
- a CDS encoding PaaI family thioesterase: protein MPDAPPALTVETLNALGEGHLPGLIGIRFTHAEPGLLRSELTVRPELLAPNGFLHAASVIALADTTCGYGTRMLLPDAASGFTTIELKSNHLGTAREGTVTCEARKVHAGRTTQVWDAEVRDPSGKPMALFRCTQAVLYPR from the coding sequence ATGCCTGACGCGCCCCCCGCCCTGACCGTGGAGACCCTGAACGCCCTGGGTGAGGGTCACCTGCCCGGCCTGATCGGCATCCGGTTCACCCACGCCGAGCCGGGCCTGCTGCGCAGCGAACTGACCGTCCGGCCCGAACTGCTCGCCCCAAACGGCTTCCTGCACGCCGCAAGCGTGATCGCCCTGGCCGACACCACCTGCGGGTACGGCACGCGCATGCTGCTGCCCGACGCGGCCAGCGGCTTCACGACCATTGAACTCAAGAGCAACCACCTCGGGACCGCCCGGGAGGGAACCGTTACCTGTGAGGCGCGCAAGGTGCACGCCGGGCGCACCACGCAGGTCTGGGACGCCGAGGTGCGTGATCCCAGCGGCAAACCCATGGCCCTGTTCCGCTGCACCCAGGCCGTGCTGTACCCCCGCTGA
- the recF gene encoding DNA replication/repair protein RecF (All proteins in this family for which functions are known are DNA-binding proteins that assist the filamentation of RecA onto DNA for the initiation of recombination or recombinational repair.): MRLDSLSTLNYRNLAPCTLQFPAGVTGVFGENGAGKTNLLEAAYLALTGQTDVTRLEQLVQQGETEAYVRADLESAGSLSVQEVGLGRGRRQLKLDGVRVRTGDLPRGSAVWIRPEDSELVFGSPSGRRAFLDSLLSRISARYAEHLARYERTVSQRNAALRGGEEWAMHVWDEALVRLGSEIMAVRRRALVRLNELAAEANAALGSRKPLTLSLTESTTPETYAHDLASRRAEELARGSTVTGPHRDDLVLTLGDFPASEYASRGEGRTVALALRRAELELLAERFGERPVLLIDDFSAELDPGRRAFLLDLAGSVPQAIVTGTDRAPGAALTLRAHSGRFTPDDPAAPETTLEPTGVAGVGA, translated from the coding sequence GTGCGTCTGGACTCGCTTTCCACCCTGAATTACCGGAATCTTGCGCCGTGCACGCTGCAGTTCCCGGCGGGCGTGACGGGCGTGTTCGGGGAGAACGGGGCCGGAAAGACGAACCTTCTTGAAGCCGCGTACCTGGCCCTGACCGGACAGACGGACGTCACGCGCCTGGAGCAGCTGGTGCAGCAGGGCGAAACGGAAGCGTACGTGCGCGCCGACCTGGAGTCCGCCGGGAGCCTGAGCGTGCAGGAGGTGGGCCTGGGGCGCGGGCGGCGGCAGCTGAAGCTCGATGGCGTGCGCGTGCGCACGGGGGACCTGCCGCGTGGCAGCGCGGTGTGGATCCGGCCAGAGGACAGCGAACTGGTGTTCGGGTCCCCGTCGGGCCGCCGGGCGTTTCTGGATTCGCTGCTCTCACGCATCAGCGCGCGGTACGCCGAGCACCTCGCGCGGTACGAGCGGACCGTGTCGCAGCGCAACGCGGCGCTGCGCGGCGGGGAGGAATGGGCCATGCACGTCTGGGATGAAGCGCTCGTGCGCCTGGGCAGCGAGATCATGGCGGTGCGCCGCCGGGCCCTGGTGCGCCTGAACGAACTGGCCGCCGAGGCGAACGCCGCGCTGGGCAGCCGCAAGCCGCTCACGCTGAGTCTCACGGAATCCACCACGCCCGAAACGTACGCCCACGACCTGGCGTCGCGCCGCGCCGAGGAACTCGCGCGCGGCAGCACCGTGACCGGCCCCCACCGCGACGACCTCGTGCTGACGCTGGGCGATTTCCCGGCCAGCGAGTACGCCAGCCGCGGCGAGGGCCGCACGGTCGCGCTCGCGCTGCGCCGCGCGGAACTGGAGCTGCTCGCCGAGCGGTTCGGGGAGCGGCCCGTGCTGCTGATTGATGATTTCTCCGCGGAACTCGACCCGGGCCGCCGGGCGTTTCTGCTGGACCTGGCGGGCAGCGTGCCGCAGGCCATCGTGACCGGCACCGACCGCGCCCCCGGCGCGGCCCTCACGCTGCGCGCCCACTCCGGGCGCTTCACGCCCGACGACCCGGCGGCGCCGGAGACCACACTGGAACCCACGGGCGTGGCGGGGGTGGGCGCGTGA
- a CDS encoding DciA family protein has protein sequence MSRGRRMSGPLRLGDLMGATLGSAKLTYGIRRARAILLWPQAVGPDIARMTRPRTQQGTTLFVEVRDSATAHHLSMQRHHFLKALNALLPDAPLTEIRFSVGTVREPTPPAAVSPLPAPDRARARQLVQDVPDDLKSAALRAAEAITRARKWREEQGWRPCPVCGEASREQPCRACTLTLDDPNVRRAARTLMRQPERLEALRDTIGNSGVHAARHLALRQLEDQLNLLALECVRSGHDDGYREFLEQQARVFLALTLGRPRAGLRRADFTALPDGARSVLSAGRGSGDA, from the coding sequence GTGAGCCGCGGCCGGCGCATGAGCGGCCCGCTGCGCCTGGGCGACCTGATGGGCGCCACGCTGGGCAGCGCGAAACTCACGTACGGGATTCGGCGGGCGCGCGCCATTCTGCTGTGGCCGCAGGCGGTCGGCCCGGACATTGCGCGCATGACCCGGCCGCGCACGCAGCAGGGCACGACCCTGTTCGTGGAGGTCCGTGACAGCGCCACCGCGCATCACCTGAGCATGCAGCGCCACCACTTCCTGAAGGCGCTGAACGCCCTGCTGCCCGACGCGCCACTGACCGAAATCCGTTTCAGTGTGGGCACGGTCCGGGAACCCACGCCGCCGGCGGCCGTCTCTCCCCTGCCCGCGCCGGACCGCGCGCGCGCCCGGCAACTCGTGCAGGACGTCCCGGACGACCTGAAAAGCGCGGCGCTGCGGGCCGCCGAGGCCATCACCCGCGCCCGCAAGTGGCGTGAGGAGCAGGGCTGGCGGCCCTGCCCGGTCTGCGGGGAGGCCAGCCGGGAACAGCCCTGCCGGGCCTGCACCCTGACCCTCGACGACCCGAACGTGCGTCGCGCAGCCCGCACGCTGATGCGCCAGCCGGAACGCCTGGAGGCGCTGCGCGACACCATCGGAAACAGCGGGGTGCACGCCGCACGGCACCTGGCGCTGCGGCAGCTTGAAGACCAGTTGAACCTGCTGGCCCTGGAGTGCGTGCGCAGCGGTCACGATGACGGCTACCGGGAGTTCCTCGAACAGCAGGCCCGCGTGTTTCTGGCCCTGACCCTGGGTCGGCCGCGCGCGGGCCTGCGCCGGGCAGATTTCACGGCCCTGCCGGATGGAGCGCGCAGCGTCCTGAGTGCCGGCCGTGGGAGTGGAGATGCGTGA
- a CDS encoding MogA/MoaB family molybdenum cofactor biosynthesis protein gives MTEPHGRPEPTAELSPVQAGSAGSHRDVSPRSVRVAVLTVSDTRTPETDTSGQYLIAQLEAGGHQVVAYRVVKDDALEIRSALVAFTREATVVLSSGGTGITGRDVTVPVVESLITKPIPGFGELFRMLSFQQVGGAAMLSRAVAGLVRGAVVFAMPGSLNAVQTAWTGLLKDEIGHLAFEVERHGQPGVLAHPGAAPVTPPLPGAGGGVAAGLGRHKKGGGV, from the coding sequence ATGACGGAACCTCACGGTCGCCCTGAGCCCACCGCCGAACTCAGCCCGGTGCAGGCCGGGTCCGCCGGGTCCCACCGTGACGTCTCGCCCCGCTCGGTGCGCGTGGCGGTCCTGACGGTCAGCGACACCCGCACTCCGGAGACCGACACCAGCGGCCAGTACCTCATCGCGCAGCTGGAAGCCGGCGGGCATCAGGTCGTCGCCTACCGCGTGGTGAAGGACGACGCCCTGGAGATCCGCTCGGCCCTCGTGGCGTTCACGCGGGAAGCGACCGTGGTGCTGTCCAGCGGCGGCACCGGCATTACCGGGCGGGACGTGACGGTGCCGGTCGTGGAGTCCCTGATCACCAAGCCCATTCCGGGGTTCGGGGAGCTGTTCCGGATGCTCAGCTTCCAGCAGGTGGGGGGCGCGGCCATGCTGTCACGGGCCGTTGCGGGCCTGGTGCGCGGCGCCGTGGTGTTTGCCATGCCCGGCAGCCTGAACGCCGTGCAGACCGCCTGGACGGGCCTGCTGAAAGATGAGATCGGACACCTGGCCTTCGAGGTGGAGCGGCATGGGCAACCGGGCGTGCTGGCCCACCCGGGCGCCGCGCCGGTGACGCCGCCCCTGCCGGGCGCGGGTGGGGGCGTGGCCGCCGGTCTGGGCCGCCACAAGAAAGGTGGGGGCGTCTGA
- the truD gene encoding tRNA pseudouridine(13) synthase TruD produces the protein MSLVFDWSALRALTDGPGTGGVLRREAADFRVEEVPAYALSGEGEYVFVQLEKTGHTTAHVVRELCAQLGVRDRDVGVAGLKDRHAVTTQWLSLPARAEARLPSLSLEGVRILNVTRHGNKLAMGHLRGNRFVVRVREAQGQAAQAAGILDVLTARGVPNYFGPQRFGLGGLNAEEGLRVVRGESRVKDPRVRRFLTTALQSTVFNGFVSLRLQGGLFAGLLEGDMAKKHDTGGVFMVQDPQAESARAERGEVSATGTLFGRKVKPLTGAAGELEQQALAALGLTPAMFSSRKGDRRLTRIFLEDASVHPEEDGYTVAFTLPKGSFATSVLRELMKTSVDAAADLDAPSSDAVDGSPEGSDE, from the coding sequence GTGAGTCTGGTGTTTGACTGGTCGGCGCTGCGCGCCCTGACGGATGGACCGGGAACCGGCGGAGTTCTGCGGCGTGAAGCTGCGGATTTCCGCGTGGAAGAGGTGCCCGCGTACGCCCTGTCCGGGGAGGGCGAGTACGTGTTTGTGCAGCTGGAGAAGACGGGGCACACCACGGCCCATGTGGTGCGCGAACTGTGCGCGCAGCTAGGTGTCCGCGACCGGGATGTGGGGGTCGCCGGGCTCAAGGACCGCCACGCCGTCACCACCCAGTGGCTGAGCCTGCCCGCCAGAGCCGAGGCGCGCCTGCCGTCCCTCAGCCTGGAAGGGGTGCGGATTCTGAACGTGACCCGGCACGGCAATAAGCTGGCCATGGGCCACCTCCGGGGGAACCGCTTCGTGGTGCGCGTCCGTGAGGCGCAGGGGCAGGCGGCGCAGGCCGCCGGGATCCTGGATGTCCTGACGGCGCGGGGCGTGCCGAACTACTTCGGGCCGCAGCGGTTCGGGCTGGGCGGCCTGAACGCCGAGGAGGGCCTGCGCGTCGTGCGCGGTGAGTCGCGCGTGAAGGACCCGCGGGTGCGGCGGTTTCTGACCACGGCGCTTCAGAGCACTGTCTTTAACGGCTTTGTGAGCCTGCGCCTGCAGGGTGGGCTGTTCGCTGGCCTGCTGGAGGGTGACATGGCGAAGAAGCACGACACGGGCGGCGTTTTCATGGTGCAGGATCCCCAGGCGGAGTCTGCGCGCGCCGAGCGGGGCGAGGTGAGCGCCACCGGCACGCTGTTCGGGCGGAAAGTCAAGCCGCTGACCGGCGCAGCCGGCGAGCTTGAGCAGCAGGCGCTGGCGGCCCTGGGGCTCACGCCCGCGATGTTCTCCTCGCGCAAGGGGGACCGTCGCCTGACCCGCATTTTTCTGGAAGACGCCTCCGTACACCCTGAGGAGGACGGGTACACGGTGGCGTTCACGCTGCCGAAGGGCAGTTTTGCCACGAGCGTGCTGAGGGAACTGATGAAAACCAGTGTGGATGCCGCCGCGGACCTGGACGCACCATCGTCCGACGCTGTGGACGGGAGCCCGGAAGGAAGTGACGAATGA
- a CDS encoding DUF3293 domain-containing protein: MRSATLREAFLASSYGCAGARGQLCVTGPASRPAWSAPGQPWAILTAWNPQAQRVPAGQNAQAQAALHREVACWSPLPGWNAEGPWREDTLIVRGTPLQEAVRLGYAYGQVAVVWGVGRRAALVWLDGPAAQIERFWWRPLPDAAGYTARL; the protein is encoded by the coding sequence GTGCGTTCCGCGACCCTCCGGGAGGCGTTCCTGGCGTCCTCCTACGGCTGCGCCGGCGCACGGGGACAGCTGTGCGTGACCGGCCCCGCCTCCCGGCCCGCGTGGAGTGCTCCGGGTCAGCCGTGGGCCATCCTGACCGCCTGGAATCCGCAGGCACAGCGGGTGCCCGCCGGGCAGAACGCGCAGGCCCAGGCGGCCCTGCACCGTGAGGTGGCCTGCTGGTCTCCCCTGCCCGGCTGGAACGCGGAAGGGCCCTGGCGGGAGGACACCCTGATTGTGCGGGGTACGCCGCTGCAGGAGGCCGTGCGGCTCGGCTATGCCTACGGGCAGGTGGCCGTGGTGTGGGGTGTGGGGCGCCGCGCCGCTCTGGTGTGGCTGGACGGCCCCGCAGCGCAGATTGAGCGTTTCTGGTGGCGGCCTCTGCCTGACGCGGCAGGGTATACTGCCCGGTTGTGA
- a CDS encoding AlbA family DNA-binding domain-containing protein: protein MTLDATDAISPLGVLPPAGPTCIHLPLNVSPQDLARYAVGLANARGGTVLVGVDILDRPGAERDAGELHPLMVTHAIFELSGGRLTVNVQHHRLPGGARVLAVFVPHAPYVLAAPDGSVIAWDGAHLVPVAPSEAEPVADQDFTATVPPDASLADLDPAEVARLRGLGRRASASNLPDLDFLRELGLLVPSGGALRPTLAAILLAGTPAALRAHVPQAEVCFYHHQTADVEFQFREDLLRPIPSLLTRLAELIQARNRFTPVQVGLFRVEVWDQDEVVYREALLNALTHRDYMLRDAVHVHHYPDRLEIMNPGGLPGGITPGNILRHQPKRRNPLLAESLARLGLVERAGVGVDKMYSLMLRHGKEPPEYTTYPDSVTLALHSPGFDAEFVRFVARKQEDMQTLSLDVLIVLSLLAREGEATRAALARALQLAEDRTPRLLRGMEEHGLIVRAGVGRGIAYLLSEEVRCALGRAVPTPPAPALPGAAGAGGAERSELHELARTAPAAAPPRAARVRRDVNGPSAAEVRAIALALARERGQVRNVDLRQVCGVSTQQAWRTLRRLVQEDLLRKLGTGTRDAAYELRVR from the coding sequence GTGACGCTGGACGCGACGGACGCCATCTCGCCGCTGGGGGTCTTGCCTCCCGCGGGACCCACCTGCATTCACCTGCCCCTGAACGTGAGTCCCCAGGACCTTGCGCGGTACGCGGTGGGCCTCGCAAATGCGCGGGGCGGCACGGTGCTGGTTGGCGTGGACATCCTGGACCGGCCAGGCGCCGAGCGGGACGCCGGGGAGCTACACCCCCTGATGGTCACGCACGCCATCTTTGAACTGTCGGGCGGGCGCCTGACGGTGAACGTGCAGCATCACCGCCTACCGGGCGGGGCGAGGGTGCTGGCCGTGTTCGTGCCGCACGCCCCGTACGTGCTGGCTGCGCCCGACGGCTCCGTGATCGCCTGGGACGGCGCTCACCTCGTGCCGGTCGCGCCGTCCGAGGCGGAACCGGTTGCAGACCAGGATTTCACGGCGACGGTACCTCCAGATGCGTCACTCGCCGACCTGGATCCGGCAGAGGTGGCGCGCCTGCGCGGGCTGGGCCGCCGGGCGAGCGCGTCGAACCTCCCGGACCTGGATTTTCTGCGGGAGCTGGGGCTGCTCGTGCCGAGCGGCGGGGCGCTGCGCCCCACGCTCGCGGCCATTCTGCTGGCCGGCACGCCCGCGGCCCTGCGCGCGCACGTGCCGCAGGCAGAGGTGTGCTTCTACCATCACCAGACGGCGGACGTGGAGTTTCAGTTCCGTGAGGACCTGCTGCGTCCCATTCCGTCCCTCCTGACGCGACTTGCCGAGCTGATCCAGGCCCGAAACCGCTTCACGCCGGTTCAGGTGGGGCTGTTCCGGGTGGAGGTGTGGGATCAGGATGAGGTGGTGTACCGCGAGGCGCTGCTGAACGCCCTGACGCACCGGGATTACATGCTGCGCGACGCGGTGCACGTGCATCACTATCCGGACCGGCTGGAGATCATGAACCCGGGCGGTCTGCCCGGCGGCATCACGCCGGGGAACATCCTGCGCCACCAGCCGAAGCGGCGCAATCCGCTGCTGGCCGAATCCCTGGCCCGCCTGGGCCTCGTGGAGCGCGCGGGCGTGGGCGTGGACAAGATGTACTCCCTGATGCTGCGGCACGGCAAGGAACCGCCGGAGTACACCACGTACCCGGATTCGGTGACGCTGGCCCTGCACTCCCCGGGCTTCGACGCGGAGTTCGTGCGTTTCGTGGCGAGGAAGCAGGAAGACATGCAGACCCTGTCGCTGGACGTGCTGATCGTCCTGAGCCTGCTGGCCCGCGAGGGCGAAGCGACCCGCGCCGCGCTTGCCCGGGCGCTGCAGCTCGCTGAGGACCGTACGCCACGGCTGCTGCGGGGCATGGAGGAACACGGCCTGATCGTCCGGGCTGGCGTGGGCCGCGGCATCGCGTACCTGCTGAGCGAAGAGGTCCGCTGCGCCCTGGGCCGCGCCGTCCCCACGCCCCCTGCGCCGGCCTTGCCCGGGGCAGCTGGCGCGGGAGGCGCCGAGCGCAGTGAGCTTCATGAGCTGGCGCGGACTGCGCCGGCAGCTGCGCCGCCGCGGGCCGCCCGCGTCCGGCGGGACGTGAATGGTCCGAGCGCCGCTGAGGTCCGCGCCATTGCGCTGGCCCTGGCCCGCGAACGGGGGCAGGTCCGGAACGTGGACCTGAGACAGGTGTGCGGCGTGAGCACACAGCAGGCGTGGCGCACCCTGCGCCGGCTGGTGCAAGAGGACCTGCTGCGCAAGCTGGGCACCGGGACCCGTGACGCTGCGTATGAGCTGAGGGTCCGGTGA
- a CDS encoding carbohydrate ABC transporter permease: MNLKTTNPALYYLQRTAFYLLVLVIAAYLLAPFFWAVLTSLRAPGDLFLAPGDFIAAKTTFSNYTQVFSNPNFQRGLLYSVVVAVGSVLISLLLGSFAAYALGRFKFKGKTMVLYVILAVSVFPQIAVLSGLYTLINNLNLYNNPLGLILSYLIFTIPFTVWVLTSFVRDIPGELEEAALVDGASPLQTLFQVLFPVMMPALVTTGLLAFINAWNEYLFALTFTSTNRTVPVVIANYSGATQFDQPWGPIMAASIVVTVPLIILVLVFQRNIVSGLTAGAVKG; encoded by the coding sequence ATGAACCTGAAAACCACCAACCCCGCCCTGTACTACCTGCAACGCACCGCGTTCTACCTGCTGGTCCTGGTGATCGCCGCGTACCTGCTCGCGCCCTTCTTCTGGGCGGTGCTGACCAGCCTGCGTGCCCCCGGCGACCTGTTCCTCGCGCCCGGCGATTTCATCGCTGCCAAGACCACCTTCAGCAACTACACGCAGGTGTTCTCCAACCCGAACTTCCAGCGCGGCCTGCTGTACTCCGTGGTGGTTGCCGTCGGGTCCGTCCTGATCAGCCTGCTGCTCGGCAGCTTCGCCGCCTACGCCCTGGGCCGCTTCAAATTCAAGGGCAAGACCATGGTGTTGTACGTGATCCTGGCAGTCAGCGTGTTCCCGCAGATCGCTGTGCTCAGCGGCCTGTACACCCTGATCAACAACCTGAACCTGTACAACAACCCCCTGGGCTTGATCCTCTCTTACCTGATCTTCACCATTCCGTTCACCGTGTGGGTCCTGACCAGTTTCGTGCGCGACATTCCCGGGGAACTTGAGGAAGCGGCCCTTGTGGACGGCGCCTCGCCTCTGCAGACGCTGTTTCAGGTGCTGTTCCCGGTCATGATGCCCGCCCTCGTCACCACGGGGCTGCTGGCGTTCATCAACGCCTGGAACGAGTACCTGTTCGCGCTGACCTTCACCAGCACGAACCGGACCGTCCCCGTGGTGATTGCCAACTACTCCGGCGCCACGCAATTCGACCAGCCGTGGGGGCCGATCATGGCTGCCAGCATCGTCGTGACCGTGCCGCTCATCATCCTGGTGCTTGTGTTCCAGCGCAACATCGTGTCCGGCCTGACTGCAGGCGCAGTCAAAGGCTGA